The following are from one region of the Camelus ferus isolate YT-003-E chromosome 13, BCGSAC_Cfer_1.0, whole genome shotgun sequence genome:
- the PLA2G2F gene encoding LOW QUALITY PROTEIN: group IIF secretory phospholipase A2 (The sequence of the model RefSeq protein was modified relative to this genomic sequence to represent the inferred CDS: inserted 1 base in 1 codon), protein MADGAQANPKGFRKKVLXRHPSGWRGPSLRAASPLRTSRSRLGLKFITIALLASSVLPETHSSLLNLKSMVEAITGRNAILSFVGYGCYCGLGGHGLPMDEVDWCCHAHDCCYQKLFDLGCHTYVDHYDYTIENNADIICSELNQTECDKQTCECDKSVVLCLQKQKYNEQHRNYLNIYCQGPTPNCSIYEPPPEDSSLAPPTPP, encoded by the exons ATGGCAGATGGGGCTCAGGCCAACCCCAAAGGGTTCAGGAAGAAGGTGC TTAGACACCCCTCGGGGTGGAGGGGCCCAAGCCTCAGGGCCGCTTCTCCTTTGAGAACCTCCAG ATCTCGCCTGGGGCTGAAGTTCATCACCATCGCCCTCCTGGCCAGCAGTG TCCTGCCCGAGACCCACAGCAGCCTATTAAACCTCAAGTCCATGGTGGAAGCCATCACAGGGAGGAACGCCATCCTATCCTTCGTGGGCTACGGCTGCTACTGCGGGCTGGGGGGGCACGGCCTGCCCATGGACGAGGTGGACTG GTGCTGCCACGCCCACGACTGCTGCTACCAGAAGCTCTTTGACCTGGGCTGCCACACCTACGTTGACCACTATGACTACACCATCGAGAACAACGCCGACATTATCTGCA GCGAGCTCAACCAGACGGAGTGTGACAAGCAGACGTGCGAGTGTGACAAGAGCGTGGTTCTGTGCCTCCAGAAGCAGAAGTACAACGAACAGCATCGCAACTACCTCAACATCTACTGCCAGGGCCCCACGCCCAACTGCAGCATCTATGAGCCGCCCCCTGAGGACAGCTCCCTGGCGCCCCCCACACCTCCCTAG